DNA from Coffea arabica cultivar ET-39 chromosome 10c, Coffea Arabica ET-39 HiFi, whole genome shotgun sequence:
tatctcttcttttccctttttttttcacattctCTATTGATTTATATTTTGTACGTACGTCAATCAAAAAGTGCTTTCAAGCTCGAACTTAACTTTTTCATGTTTTCTTGAACTCTTGAATTCGGGAaatgccaaaaaagaaaaaggcttaTGATTTTATGCAGTCCACTGGAgtgtttggaagaaaaaatgaGTGAAGGAATCACCAAACCACTCTTGAGTTTTAAGCTATTTCTTTATTGCTTTCACTTAACTAGGGTTTAGGGTTCTTAGCTccactcaatttttttttctttctataaTCTCTTTTGTAGGAATAGCGCTGGATTTGGTTCAGCTGCAAATACGGCCATCCTaaattcaagaaacccaagGCTGCAAAACGATATCCTTGTGTCTTCTCTCAATGGTTCCATGACTCAAGACTTCAGCTTCAGCTGGGCTAATGGTAGTAGAGGAAATAATTTCACCAATCAGTCTTCCCATGATTTGCAGCTTGAGATGATTAAGCGAGAGTTTTCAGAGTCCTACTCAAATTTTAGCGAAATGATTAGCAGCCCATCATCAAGCATAGAAGACGTACAGCTACCAATTCAGGCCACTGATTATAGAAGGAACGAGAACAGGGAAATAAACGATCCAAATGTTAAGCTTTTGCTTAGATCATTGTCTTCTGGAGATCGAAATAATGATTTTCATCGATCTTGTCCCGGGGAATTGTACTGTAGTACTTCTTCTAGCTCAAGTCTGGGAGCTACACCTAAAAGAGGAACCTTCAGTCAGATATATCCTACCATAAACGTCTCAGAGATTAATCAAACACCTTTGGCGAACTCTAGCTCGTTCCATATGAATTCCCAGGCTTTGGATCTCTTAAATTCAGCAAGATTTAGTGGGATTTTTTGCCTGCCTATGGTAGATCAGCTCGGTCTTTCCAAGAATGGAAGCCTTTCTTACGGATATGATTACTTGAGTCAATCAATTCCAATGCCAATATCGGAACCTAGCAATGTGAGTGTGTTCTTTTTCCCTTGTGTATCTTCCTACGGCTCCAATTTGAAGTAATTCTACGCATGCATGTGTCGTTTCCTGGCCAAATGGTGATTCATGTATACACTAATTTCTATATCGATAGTAAACATATAGTTCATGAGATGTTAAATTAACTACCTCTTTTAGTTCGTGTTGAGCATGGTAGTTCCTCTGGAAAAATCAGCCTTTATCCAAAATGGGATAGATTCTTAACATGATTTCGGttaccttttctttttgctcggatgtattcccttttcttttttttttgtccatcTGCCAACGTTTGACGTGACAATTTTAGACATGAATAGTAAATATTCTGATAGAAGCATTTATGTACAGTCATTTTGAAGACTGGTAAGAGAACAGACGAGATTCGTATACTACACTAGATTTCCCTTGGATGATTTGaccaggaaaaaaaataaaagtgagaattttttcctatttctttTGAATAAAATGATCCCTAATCAAAAGAAaagcttcttctttttctgtAATTAAAGGCTACTTGATCAGCTTTATACTTTGTAccgatctttttttttctcctttccttTTCCGTTAACTTCTTTTAGAAATTCCGCCCTTTTGATTCGAGTTTGATATGATGTCTACCTAGAATTATTTAGCTAAGTTTTGCTTATTGTTTATTGAAGATAACACCCTTAAGCTATGGAGTAACGGAAACAAAAAGGTCCGACATTAGTCTGGAACCAAAGGTACCTCAAGCAGCACCGAAGAGATCAAGATCAGAGTCCCGAGCTTCCTGCCCACCCTTTAAGGTAATGAACTATTATTTAGGTATCATCATAGAAATGCTTTTGTTTACATTAGACTAAATGAGCTTATACccttaaatttcttccaaaatgaaaaaaaataaaaagaggagagaagaagaagaagaagaattttaTACCCTGAAATTATCCTATTTGTCATAATTTAATATGATAGATTTTGGTTTTTGACAGTTTGCTTCTGATGAATATTTTACATTCAATAAGAGTAGAGAAGTCAttatttggattgtgatttttcattgaaaattttttatgtttttctgtgaacacatttttcaatcacctttttatctcacatatatcaaattgttacaatacatttttctataaaaattccAAAATATAGCAATAATCTAAACAGTAAGAATGTTTAAATCTGAGTAAAGAAGTTGTTTCAGTATATTGTCAAGGAGAATAAGTAAATGCCAAAAGGAATTCAACTTATTTCGAGGAGTCGCATTAAAGTTTGCATGTAGAATAATTTGATACTACAAGTTGGAATTAATCCGCCATAACTTTTGTTAATTGAGACTACTTTTAACCATCACATGATTCTCATATATTCACGGTATATGATTTGTCATTTGAACCAGGTcagaaaagaaaagctaggagACAGAATTGCAGCTCTTCAACAGTTGGTAGCACCCTTTGGCAAGGTACTTCTTTATCTTGCAAAGTAATTGGCGTTTAATCATCGAAAGACTTCATTAAAGCATAAAAGTTGTCATAGCCGTAGAATCATAGATTGGCATATTATTGATGAACAGCTGTTAGAGCTTTGCACTTCGGAGTTGCCATCTGCTGATTGTGATTCCAACATGTTGATTACTTTCTGGGGCATTGAAGTAGATCTATCATATGTACAAGGACGAAAATTCTGCTGATTTTCCCAATCACGCGCTAAAGCCTAATTTAAGTACCATCTGACTAAAGGGTGTGGATCAGGAATTTTAGTAGTCATTAGATACAGCCAAAAAACTGCATGCTTCCTCAACATGCTTAAGCTTTAAGGTTGTCTTATGGATGGCTTGGAGAGAGAACATTAAGGTTGCATTGCATCTAGTTAATTTGTTCTTAATTAATTTCGTTTACCACGAAGAATCTATTGGTTTTCTACAagtaatttgttttattttcccaatcacgTGGAATGGAGAATATTGCAGACTGACACAGCATCCGTACTAATGGAGGCCATCGGGTATATCAAATTCCTTCAAAACCAAGTTGAGGTACCTTCTTTGCACCTTACAGAAACATTCTTCTTCCTGGTCCCTGGTTTTTTGTGACACAGCTAGACAGCCTCATGCATAATTCCACTGCTCCTGTTACCAAAACCATGTGTATTATCACTGCTTTTCTCTAACGGTAGCTGTACTAATCTGACTAGACATTATCTCAAATTTGTGCTGCATAATACTACTGTGTCACTGAGTACCATTAAGACAACAATAAAATTTGCAGAGATGCCAGATTTTGGttcattcaaaaatcaaaaaagagtAAGATATTGCtactttttcaatcaagaagACGGAATAAGCATCGCTACTGTTCTAAGACGAA
Protein-coding regions in this window:
- the LOC113711796 gene encoding transcription factor bHLH110-like isoform X1, producing MESTSKIPHHHRHLQQQHPLQGHQLVGSSSTSTTTLGASGFGAALGSHAWTPNTNLNSAGFGSAANTAILNSRNPRLQNDILVSSLNGSMTQDFSFSWANGSRGNNFTNQSSHDLQLEMIKREFSESYSNFSEMISSPSSSIEDVQLPIQATDYRRNENREINDPNVKLLLRSLSSGDRNNDFHRSCPGELYCSTSSSSSLGATPKRGTFSQIYPTINVSEINQTPLANSSSFHMNSQALDLLNSARFSGIFCLPMVDQLGLSKNGSLSYGYDYLSQSIPMPISEPSNITPLSYGVTETKRSDISLEPKVPQAAPKRSRSESRASCPPFKVRKEKLGDRIAALQQLVAPFGKTDTASVLMEAIGYIKFLQNQVETLSVPYLKSSRNKSSRTVHGGAVENGGEERKRDLRSRGLCLVPMSCLSYVADGGGGVWPPPSFGGGT
- the LOC113711796 gene encoding transcription factor bHLH110-like isoform X2, with translation MESTSKIPHHHRHLQQQHPLQGHQLVGSSSTSTTTLGASGFGAALGSHAWTPNTNLNSAGFGSAANTAILNSRNPRLQNDILVSSLNGSMTQDFSFSWANGSRGNNFTNQSSHDLQLEMIKREFSESYSNFSEMISSPSSSIEDVQLPIQATDYRRNENREINDPNVKLLLRSLSSGDRNNDFHRSCPGELYCSTSSSSSLGATPKRGTFSQIYPTINVSEINQTPLANSSSFHMNSQALDLLNSARFSGIFCLPMVDQLGLSKNGSLSYGYDYLSQSIPMPISEPSNITPLSYGVTETKRSDISLEPKVPQAAPKRSRSESRASCPPFKVRKEKLGDRIAALQQLVAPFGKTDTASVLMEAIGYIKFLQNQVEGAVENGGEERKRDLRSRGLCLVPMSCLSYVADGGGGVWPPPSFGGGT
- the LOC113711796 gene encoding transcription factor bHLH110-like isoform X3, with product MRNSAGFGSAANTAILNSRNPRLQNDILVSSLNGSMTQDFSFSWANGSRGNNFTNQSSHDLQLEMIKREFSESYSNFSEMISSPSSSIEDVQLPIQATDYRRNENREINDPNVKLLLRSLSSGDRNNDFHRSCPGELYCSTSSSSSLGATPKRGTFSQIYPTINVSEINQTPLANSSSFHMNSQALDLLNSARFSGIFCLPMVDQLGLSKNGSLSYGYDYLSQSIPMPISEPSNITPLSYGVTETKRSDISLEPKVPQAAPKRSRSESRASCPPFKVRKEKLGDRIAALQQLVAPFGKTDTASVLMEAIGYIKFLQNQVETLSVPYLKSSRNKSSRTVHGGAVENGGEERKRDLRSRGLCLVPMSCLSYVADGGGGVWPPPSFGGGT